The Parus major isolate Abel chromosome Z, Parus_major1.1, whole genome shotgun sequence genome has a window encoding:
- the DCTN3 gene encoding dynactin subunit 3, whose amino-acid sequence MAASAVELRRLQWRLEELEQRVGLGGGGCGPRKVADELVKVQVALNNIAGKRERIKILFKKIEDVIKYLDPQYIDRMAVPDAMKLQFILAEEQAIPARAALLEQVKTLQPILDSTSIQAVPDHAAKLQRLSQIHIQQQEKRHDLTDSVKTLLEDYNKMTLLLSKQFVQWNEVLSRLEAAKQAKPVAE is encoded by the exons ATGGCGGCGAGCGCTGTGGAGCTGCGGCGGCTGCAGTGGcggctggaggagctggagcagcgcGTCGGCCTCggcggcgggggctgcgggcCGCGAAAG GTGGCGGACGAGCTGGTGAAGGTGCAGGTGGCGCTGAACAATATCGCCGGCAAGAGGGAGAGGATCAAAATCCTGTTTAAGAAAA TTGAAGATGTAATCAAATACCTTGACCCTCAGTACATTGACAGGATGGCTGTTCCAGATGCTATGAAGCTGCAGTTCATCTTGGCAG AGGAACAGGCTATTCCTGCTCGTGCAGCCCTTCTGGAGCAGGTGAAGACCCTCCAGCCCATCTTGGACAGCACCAGTATCCAAG CGGTTCCTGACCATGCAGCCAAACTGCAGCGACTCTCACAGATCCACATACAGCAGCAG GAGAAACGTCACGATCTCACTGACAGTGTCAAGACACTCCTTGAGGATTATAACAAAATG ACCCTGCTTCTGTCCAAGCAGTTTGTGCAGTGGAATGAAGTCCTGTCACGTCTGGAAGCAGCCAAGCAAGCGAAACCTGTGGCAGAGTGA